From Cyprinus carpio isolate SPL01 chromosome A7, ASM1834038v1, whole genome shotgun sequence, a single genomic window includes:
- the LOC109091878 gene encoding uncharacterized protein LOC109091878 → MIKAVLEPFFFADYPTSFSTISVTNFSVASVKLRSVPTIRNSMDLTFGADAVLPNSTQIVNTVVRAARNNTLPFQIFTSSIIINGTEYSSGEVSSRVSVLTASVLVAVSLLVPWFNWV, encoded by the exons ATGATAAAAGCAGTG CTTGAACCTTTCTTCTTTGCTGATTATCCAACATCATTCAGCACCATATCCGTAACAAACTTCAG TGTTGCCAGTGTAAAATTAAGGAGTGTGCCAACAATCCGAAACTCCATGGATCTCACATTCGGAGCGGACGCCGTTCTACCCAATAGCACCCAGATAGTGAACACTGTAGTCCGAGCAGCCAGAAACAACACGTTACCCTTCCAGATCTTCACTTCTTCAATCATAATAAATGGAACCG AATATTCGTCAGGTGAAGTCAGCAGCAGGGTCAGTGTGTTGACCGCTTCAGTCCTGGTTGCTGTGTCGCTTCTGGTTCCATGGTTTAACTGGGTGTAA